One genomic region from uncultured Subdoligranulum sp. encodes:
- a CDS encoding phage tail sheath family protein has product MAEYLAPGVYVEEFDSGVKAMEGVGTSTAGFLGLAERGPVTGRPVLLTSFAEYQRRFGGCLPEQEYGSCRFLPNAVEQFFTNGGSTCYVMRVAPEDAAIAQSAEGPVQVTARDPGAWANTMQVLLTRCVRARTQVLATQGDGRYQLKNAAGFRAGDILAYRSGDTVSYHKVTSLTGSVITADPALPDDAVDTDPVPRHTVEACGVDLAIRGGGQEEAFAGCSLNPLAPDYLPAVTEKSTLAALTLTVEDKTDDLLVLLGAQAGDTELRIGLAGGANGTLDGINAGVFNGTDGGPGKRTGIEAFREISDVSIMAVPGVTDASVQAKLIAHCEKLSNRFAVLDAPLDCTSVDALNTHRSAYDTSYAALYAPWVQVYDPLLKRPTYLPPSGSVCGIYARVDIERGVHKAPANEIVKGCTGLAVQYNEAEQGKLNPNGVNLIRAIPGQGIRVWGARTCSSDGNWKYVNVRRLFIFLEESIRANTGWVVFEPNDESLWSRVKGTISLFLETQRRNGALMGSTPDQAYYVKVGTATMTQDDIRGGRLICEIGVAPVRPAEFVVFRITQTTQSAT; this is encoded by the coding sequence ATGGCAGAATATCTTGCACCCGGCGTATATGTGGAAGAATTTGATTCCGGCGTCAAAGCCATGGAAGGCGTGGGGACCAGCACCGCGGGTTTCCTGGGCTTAGCGGAAAGAGGCCCCGTCACGGGCCGACCTGTCCTGCTCACCAGCTTTGCTGAATACCAGCGGCGGTTCGGCGGCTGTCTCCCGGAACAGGAGTACGGCTCCTGCCGCTTCCTGCCCAACGCGGTGGAGCAGTTCTTCACCAACGGCGGCAGTACCTGCTACGTGATGCGGGTGGCGCCGGAGGACGCCGCCATCGCACAGAGCGCGGAGGGCCCCGTCCAGGTGACGGCCCGGGACCCCGGCGCCTGGGCCAACACCATGCAGGTGTTGCTGACCCGCTGTGTGCGGGCCCGCACCCAGGTGCTGGCCACCCAGGGGGACGGGCGGTATCAGCTGAAGAATGCCGCCGGATTCCGGGCGGGGGACATCCTGGCCTACCGCAGCGGTGACACCGTCAGTTACCATAAGGTCACATCTCTGACCGGCAGCGTCATCACCGCCGATCCGGCCCTGCCCGACGACGCCGTGGATACCGACCCGGTGCCCCGGCATACGGTGGAGGCCTGCGGCGTGGACCTGGCCATCCGGGGCGGCGGACAGGAGGAGGCCTTTGCCGGCTGCTCCCTGAACCCGCTGGCGCCGGACTACCTGCCCGCCGTGACGGAAAAATCCACCCTGGCAGCCCTGACCCTGACGGTGGAGGATAAAACCGATGATCTGCTGGTACTGCTGGGCGCACAGGCCGGGGACACCGAACTGCGCATCGGCCTGGCAGGCGGCGCCAACGGTACGCTGGACGGCATCAACGCCGGCGTGTTCAACGGCACCGACGGCGGCCCGGGCAAGCGCACCGGCATCGAGGCCTTCCGGGAGATCAGCGATGTGTCCATCATGGCGGTGCCCGGCGTCACCGACGCCAGTGTCCAGGCCAAACTCATCGCCCACTGTGAAAAACTCTCCAACCGTTTTGCCGTGCTGGACGCTCCGCTGGACTGCACCTCGGTGGACGCCCTGAACACCCACCGCAGCGCCTATGATACCTCCTACGCCGCCCTCTACGCCCCCTGGGTGCAGGTGTATGACCCGCTGCTCAAGCGGCCCACCTACCTGCCGCCCTCCGGTTCGGTGTGCGGCATCTACGCCCGGGTGGATATCGAGCGCGGCGTCCACAAGGCCCCCGCCAACGAGATCGTCAAGGGCTGCACCGGCCTGGCCGTCCAGTACAACGAGGCGGAACAGGGCAAACTCAACCCCAACGGCGTCAACCTGATCCGGGCCATCCCCGGCCAGGGAATCCGGGTCTGGGGCGCCCGAACCTGCTCCAGCGACGGAAACTGGAAGTACGTCAACGTACGCCGGCTCTTCATCTTCCTGGAGGAGTCCATCCGCGCCAACACCGGCTGGGTGGTCTTTGAACCCAACGACGAATCCCTCTGGAGCCGGGTCAAGGGGACCATCTCCCTCTTCCTGGAGACCCAGCGCCGCAACGGCGCCCTGATGGGCTCCACCCCCGACCAGGCCTACTACGTCAAGGTGGGCACCGCCACCATGACCCAGGACGATATCCGCGGCGGGCGGCTGATCTGCGAGATCGGCGTTGCTCCCGTGCGTCCGGCGGAGTTCGTTGTCTTCCGTATCACCCAGACCACCCAGAGCGCCACCTGA
- a CDS encoding phage tail assembly protein: MELQTVYPFRLPKGYLDAEGTLHREGRMRLATAGDELGALRDPRVKAEESCLNAVVLSKVVVSLGTLPAVTPEIIEGLFICDMEFLQNMYDTINKSEKPQIRVTCPHCGRQFTHTLKFDGVV, from the coding sequence ATGGAATTGCAGACTGTCTATCCCTTCCGCCTGCCCAAAGGCTATCTGGACGCCGAGGGCACCCTCCACCGGGAAGGCCGTATGCGGCTGGCCACCGCCGGGGATGAACTCGGCGCCCTGCGGGACCCCCGCGTCAAAGCCGAGGAAAGCTGCCTCAACGCCGTGGTGCTCAGCAAGGTGGTGGTCTCCCTGGGAACCCTGCCCGCCGTCACCCCCGAAATCATCGAAGGGTTGTTTATCTGCGATATGGAATTTCTGCAGAATATGTACGACACCATCAACAAGTCCGAAAAGCCCCAGATCCGGGTCACCTGCCCCCACTGCGGCCGTCAGTTCACCCATACCCTGAAGTTCGATGGGGTTGTGTGA
- a CDS encoding O-acetyl-ADP-ribose deacetylase: MPLQIVRNDITKMKVDTIVNAANESLLGGGGVDGAIHRAAGPELLQECRTLGGCRTGQAKITKGYRLPAQYVIHTVGPVWRGGSHGEQALLVSAYRSSLELALACHCETVAFPLISSGVYGYPKDQALQVAVDTIGNFLLDHEMTVYLVIFDRAAYTIGNKRFADIAAYIDDRYVAEHTAPEEAYRQSVLFAPPMAAEPCRAVPEGLNQALSRLDESFSQMLLRKIDELGMTDAQCYKKANIDRKLFSKIRSDVHYKPSKPTAMAFAVALELPLGEARELLSKAGFAFSHASKFDIIVEYFIAHGNYNIFEINEALFAFDQSLLGG, encoded by the coding sequence ATGCCCCTGCAGATTGTACGCAACGATATAACCAAGATGAAGGTGGACACCATTGTGAACGCCGCCAACGAGAGTTTGCTGGGCGGCGGTGGCGTGGACGGCGCCATCCACCGGGCGGCCGGGCCGGAGCTTTTGCAGGAATGCCGCACCCTGGGCGGCTGCCGGACCGGACAGGCCAAGATCACCAAGGGCTACCGGCTGCCGGCCCAGTATGTGATCCACACGGTAGGCCCCGTCTGGCGGGGCGGCAGCCACGGCGAACAGGCACTGCTGGTGTCGGCCTACCGCTCCTCCCTGGAACTGGCCCTTGCCTGTCACTGCGAGACTGTGGCCTTCCCGCTGATCTCCTCGGGGGTGTACGGCTACCCCAAGGACCAGGCGCTGCAGGTGGCGGTGGATACCATCGGGAATTTCCTGCTGGACCATGAGATGACGGTGTACCTGGTGATCTTCGACCGGGCGGCCTATACCATCGGCAACAAGCGCTTTGCCGACATTGCTGCCTACATCGACGACCGCTATGTGGCCGAACATACCGCCCCTGAGGAAGCGTACCGCCAGTCGGTCCTTTTCGCCCCACCGATGGCGGCGGAACCCTGCCGGGCGGTGCCCGAAGGACTGAACCAGGCGCTGAGCCGGCTGGACGAGAGCTTTTCCCAGATGCTGCTGCGCAAGATCGACGAGCTGGGCATGACCGACGCCCAGTGCTACAAAAAGGCCAACATCGACCGCAAACTCTTCTCCAAGATCCGCTCGGACGTGCACTACAAGCCCTCCAAGCCCACCGCCATGGCTTTTGCGGTGGCGCTGGAACTGCCCCTGGGGGAGGCCCGGGAACTGCTGTCCAAGGCGGGGTTTGCCTTTTCCCACGCCAGCAAGTTCGACATCATCGTGGAGTATTTCATCGCCCACGGGAACTACAATATTTTTGAAATCAACGAGGCTCTCTTCGCCTTTGACCAGAGTCTGCTGGGCGGCTGA
- a CDS encoding MATE family efflux transporter, producing METLFDSKHLYRSYFQLAFPMVLGLVVTLVYNLADTFFIARTNDTNLIAGVSLCAPVFTALMAFGNIFGQGGSSLISRLLGGQDEQGAKRVSAFCFYIALATGVVLAVLMSAFSHPLLLLLGADADTLPHAFAYYIVLAVGAPIIVLSFIHSNLVRCEGMAAESMIGTILGAVINIILDPILISVAGMGAMGAAVATVIGYLCSVLYFLWLLHQKSRCLSVRPSLCRVSGRELRQILGVGVTAALSNLMQSLCVIVVNQFLLPYGNDKIAAMGIVLKINMIAQLVLIGFSFGGVPLFGYLYGARRRAEMKKLVRFCLGFLTALSLALTAVLCLLASPLMGAFVKDAAMIATGAEMLRWQAVSTVFAGIVLLLTVLFQATGKVGPAFVLSISRQGVVFVAALLVCVRLFGYNGVLMGQAAADVCSALLALGLLAGSGKRA from the coding sequence ATGGAAACTTTGTTTGATTCAAAACATCTGTACCGCAGCTATTTTCAGCTGGCCTTTCCCATGGTGCTGGGGCTGGTGGTGACGCTGGTCTACAATCTGGCGGACACCTTTTTCATCGCCCGCACCAACGACACCAACCTGATCGCCGGGGTGTCCCTCTGCGCCCCGGTGTTCACCGCCCTGATGGCCTTCGGCAACATCTTCGGCCAGGGCGGCAGTTCGCTGATCTCCCGGCTGCTGGGCGGCCAGGACGAGCAGGGGGCCAAGCGGGTCAGCGCCTTCTGCTTTTACATCGCGCTGGCCACCGGCGTGGTGCTGGCCGTGCTGATGAGCGCGTTCAGCCATCCCCTGCTGCTCCTGCTGGGAGCGGACGCCGACACCCTGCCCCACGCCTTTGCCTACTACATCGTGCTGGCCGTGGGCGCGCCCATCATCGTGCTCAGCTTCATCCACTCCAACCTGGTGCGCTGCGAGGGGATGGCCGCCGAATCCATGATCGGCACCATCCTGGGCGCCGTCATCAACATCATCCTGGACCCCATCCTCATCTCGGTGGCGGGGATGGGCGCCATGGGCGCCGCCGTGGCCACCGTCATCGGCTACCTGTGCAGCGTCCTCTATTTTCTCTGGCTGCTGCACCAAAAAAGCCGCTGTCTGTCCGTCCGGCCCTCCCTCTGCCGTGTCAGCGGCCGGGAGCTGCGCCAGATCCTGGGCGTGGGGGTGACGGCGGCCCTGAGCAACCTGATGCAGAGCCTCTGCGTCATCGTGGTGAACCAGTTCCTGCTGCCCTACGGCAACGACAAGATCGCCGCCATGGGCATCGTGCTGAAGATCAACATGATCGCCCAGCTGGTTTTGATCGGATTTTCCTTCGGCGGGGTGCCGCTGTTCGGCTACCTGTACGGCGCCCGGCGCCGGGCGGAAATGAAAAAGCTGGTGCGCTTCTGCCTGGGCTTTTTAACCGCCCTCTCCCTGGCATTGACGGCGGTGCTCTGCCTGTTGGCGTCGCCCCTCATGGGGGCCTTTGTGAAGGACGCCGCCATGATCGCCACCGGCGCGGAGATGCTCCGCTGGCAGGCGGTCTCCACGGTGTTTGCCGGTATCGTGCTGCTGCTCACCGTGCTGTTCCAGGCCACCGGCAAGGTGGGGCCCGCCTTTGTGCTGTCCATCAGCCGGCAGGGGGTCGTCTTTGTGGCGGCGCTGCTGGTCTGTGTAAGGCTCTTCGGCTATAACGGCGTGCTCATGGGCCAGGCCGCCGCCGATGTGTGCAGCGCCCTCCTCGCCCTGGGCCTGCTGGCGGGCAGCGGCAAAAGGGCATAA
- a CDS encoding cyclic nucleotide-binding domain-containing protein has product MQELAGRARLERFYEEQREHFRQRPPVLKLVAFEKGEILNDPLRLLRCFYILVRGSVSIYHLTEEGAIRYISKAARGTLLGDIEFSGAASLPLYIEAAERVLCLAVPFRENQAALENDPVFLRFVLRQLAAKLSLSAVMTASAQTLEERVLFFLGNVQPDHAITSVNQALQPLHCSRRQLQRVLKKLCDGGRVIKTGRGCYRLAGPQTTTGKESGF; this is encoded by the coding sequence ATGCAGGAACTGGCGGGCCGGGCCCGGCTGGAACGGTTTTACGAAGAGCAACGGGAGCATTTCCGGCAGCGGCCGCCGGTGCTGAAGCTGGTGGCCTTTGAAAAGGGGGAGATCCTCAACGACCCGCTGCGGCTGCTCCGTTGCTTTTACATTCTGGTGCGGGGGAGTGTCTCCATCTACCACCTCACCGAGGAGGGGGCCATCCGCTACATCTCCAAGGCGGCCCGCGGCACCCTGCTGGGGGACATCGAGTTCAGCGGTGCGGCCAGTCTGCCCCTTTATATCGAAGCGGCGGAGCGGGTGCTCTGCCTGGCGGTGCCCTTCCGGGAAAACCAGGCGGCCCTGGAAAACGACCCGGTCTTCCTGCGGTTTGTGCTGCGCCAGCTGGCGGCCAAGCTGTCGTTGTCCGCCGTCATGACGGCCTCCGCCCAGACGCTGGAGGAACGGGTGCTGTTTTTCCTGGGAAACGTCCAGCCGGACCACGCCATCACCTCGGTGAACCAGGCCCTTCAACCCCTCCACTGCAGCCGCCGCCAGCTCCAGCGGGTGCTGAAAAAGCTCTGCGACGGGGGCCGGGTCATCAAAACCGGCCGGGGTTGCTACCGGCTGGCCGGGCCGCAAACTACCACAGGAAAGGAGAGCGGGTTTTGA
- a CDS encoding DNA glycosylase has product MSTQISIADDFDLSKIAQSGQCFRVKEFEDGSFRFVTGREVLYLRQSAGGFAVSCPEETWQRVWGPYFDLQRNYAAVQKIIPDSDAYMKLAAKEGRGIRILRQDPWEMLVTFIISQRKSIPAIRQAVELLAQRFGEAVTTPCETLYTFPTAAQLAGAQAGDLAACKLGYRVPYLQDAVARVLSGQLDLTALATLPDAELFETLKTIRGVGDKVANCICLFSYGRMGAAPVDTWIHKIIAREYGGRNPFPDYGEYAGILQQFAFYYAIAHKERFAGV; this is encoded by the coding sequence TTGAGCACGCAAATTTCCATAGCCGACGATTTTGACCTTTCCAAGATTGCCCAGAGCGGACAGTGTTTCCGGGTAAAAGAATTTGAGGATGGATCCTTCCGCTTTGTCACGGGGCGGGAGGTGCTGTACCTCCGGCAGTCTGCCGGGGGCTTTGCAGTGAGCTGCCCGGAAGAGACCTGGCAGCGGGTGTGGGGTCCCTACTTTGATTTGCAGCGCAACTACGCCGCCGTGCAAAAAATCATCCCCGATTCCGATGCCTACATGAAGCTGGCGGCCAAAGAGGGCCGCGGCATCCGCATCCTGCGCCAGGACCCCTGGGAAATGCTGGTGACCTTTATCATCTCCCAGCGCAAAAGCATCCCGGCCATCCGGCAGGCGGTGGAACTGCTGGCGCAGCGGTTCGGCGAGGCCGTCACCACCCCCTGCGAAACACTGTACACCTTTCCCACGGCCGCACAGCTGGCGGGGGCACAGGCCGGGGACCTGGCCGCCTGCAAGCTGGGCTACCGGGTGCCCTACCTCCAGGACGCCGTGGCCAGAGTGCTGTCGGGGCAGCTTGACCTCACGGCCCTGGCGACCCTGCCCGACGCAGAGCTGTTCGAGACCCTCAAAACCATCCGCGGGGTGGGGGACAAGGTGGCCAACTGCATCTGCCTTTTCTCTTATGGCAGGATGGGCGCCGCCCCCGTGGATACCTGGATCCATAAGATCATTGCCCGGGAATACGGCGGACGCAACCCCTTTCCGGACTACGGCGAATACGCCGGCATTCTGCAGCAGTTCGCCTTTTACTACGCCATCGCCCACAAGGAGCGGTTCGCCGGGGTGTGA
- a CDS encoding GDSL-type esterase/lipase family protein, producing the protein MTEQTVDWETFFRERQRQEKEDKLARFRHLNPYVRKGQVVFAGSSLMEQFPIYEFLLDFQLPYTIYNRGVGGFTTDEFYAALEDCVFALEPAHLFLNIGTNDLNGPEYRLSRLLDNYEKILQAIRGRLPATRLNLMAYYPVNPAVATIPHMQEIFRHRTNARIREASEGVRALAARYGARFLDCNAGLTDADGNLKAEYTIEGMHMYANGYKPVLDALLPVLQEIGAQ; encoded by the coding sequence ATGACCGAACAAACCGTGGATTGGGAGACATTTTTCCGGGAGCGCCAGCGCCAGGAGAAAGAGGACAAACTGGCCCGGTTCCGGCACCTGAACCCCTACGTGCGCAAGGGACAGGTCGTGTTTGCCGGTTCCAGCCTGATGGAACAGTTCCCCATCTATGAATTCCTGCTGGACTTCCAGCTGCCCTACACCATCTACAACCGCGGGGTGGGCGGCTTCACCACCGACGAATTCTACGCGGCGCTGGAGGACTGTGTCTTTGCGCTGGAACCGGCCCACCTGTTCCTGAATATCGGCACCAACGACCTCAACGGCCCCGAGTACCGGCTGTCCCGCCTGCTGGACAACTACGAAAAGATCCTGCAGGCCATCCGCGGGCGGCTGCCCGCCACCAGGCTCAACCTGATGGCCTACTACCCGGTCAATCCCGCGGTGGCCACCATCCCCCACATGCAGGAAATTTTCCGCCACCGCACCAATGCCCGCATCCGGGAAGCCAGCGAAGGGGTCCGGGCCCTGGCTGCCCGGTACGGGGCGCGGTTCCTGGACTGCAACGCCGGGCTGACCGATGCCGACGGCAACCTGAAGGCGGAGTACACCATCGAGGGCATGCACATGTATGCCAACGGCTACAAGCCGGTGCTGGATGCCCTGCTGCCGGTGCTGCAGGAGATCGGGGCACAGTAA
- a CDS encoding phosphatase PAP2 family protein: MNGCTPFLSRRTLWGAVVVALALMVLGSLVDYPLSSALYDDSSPFALFFAAYGAIPAPLGCVAAGTLFLCGRSGARSVAGVLQAAGGVLLLVVGVGLVCFLPALYLPVSPVVPAAAGLVLCLVTVLLTRRLAKGADPNRIARVALAILLVILCQLAVVNLIKVFWGRPRMRLVVSHPEAYFFPWWRRGAALKGPLLAAGVGADEFKSFPSAHTANAATMLLLGLAPCLKPRLGRYRRALVAFGFVWTAVVALSRIMLGAHYLTDTAAGFLIAFLSVYFICGALFRPRGKG; the protein is encoded by the coding sequence GTGAACGGATGTACGCCTTTTTTGTCCCGCCGCACCCTGTGGGGGGCCGTCGTTGTGGCGCTGGCATTGATGGTGCTGGGGTCTTTGGTGGACTATCCCCTTTCCTCGGCGCTGTATGACGATTCCAGCCCCTTTGCCCTCTTCTTCGCGGCCTACGGCGCCATCCCCGCGCCCCTGGGCTGTGTGGCGGCGGGCACGCTGTTTCTCTGCGGGCGCAGCGGGGCGCGGTCTGTGGCCGGGGTGCTCCAGGCGGCGGGAGGCGTTCTGCTGCTGGTGGTGGGCGTGGGGCTCGTCTGTTTCCTGCCCGCCCTGTATCTGCCGGTATCGCCGGTGGTGCCGGCCGCGGCGGGGCTGGTGCTCTGCCTTGTCACCGTGCTGCTCACCCGCCGCCTGGCCAAGGGGGCAGACCCCAACCGCATCGCCCGAGTGGCCCTGGCCATCCTGCTGGTCATCCTCTGCCAGCTGGCGGTGGTGAATCTCATCAAGGTGTTCTGGGGACGCCCCCGCATGCGATTGGTGGTCAGCCATCCCGAGGCCTACTTCTTCCCCTGGTGGCGGCGGGGCGCCGCCCTGAAAGGCCCCCTGCTGGCCGCCGGAGTGGGCGCCGACGAGTTCAAGTCCTTTCCCTCCGCCCACACCGCCAACGCCGCCACCATGCTGCTGTTGGGGCTGGCCCCCTGCCTCAAACCCCGGCTGGGGCGCTACCGGCGGGCGCTGGTGGCCTTCGGGTTTGTCTGGACCGCCGTGGTGGCCCTCTCCCGCATCATGCTGGGCGCCCACTATCTGACCGACACGGCGGCGGGCTTCCTCATCGCGTTTTTGAGCGTCTATTTCATCTGCGGCGCGCTCTTCCGGCCGCGGGGCAAAGGGTGA
- a CDS encoding metal-sensing transcriptional repressor, translated as MEQEKNCCCTHRTKERTPEEYKSLINRLSRIEGQIRGIRKMVESNMYCPDILVQSAAVTAAMNAFNKELLSDHIRTCVAHDIREGDKETADASIDELLRVIQKLMK; from the coding sequence ATGGAACAGGAAAAGAACTGCTGCTGCACCCACCGCACCAAGGAGCGCACGCCGGAGGAGTACAAAAGCCTGATCAACCGGCTGAGCCGGATCGAGGGGCAGATCCGCGGCATCCGCAAGATGGTGGAAAGCAACATGTATTGCCCCGACATTCTTGTGCAGAGCGCGGCGGTGACGGCGGCGATGAACGCCTTCAACAAGGAGCTCCTCTCCGATCACATCCGCACCTGTGTGGCCCACGACATCCGCGAGGGGGACAAGGAGACAGCCGACGCCAGCATCGACGAGCTGCTCCGGGTCATCCAGAAGCTGATGAAGTGA
- a CDS encoding heavy metal translocating P-type ATPase produces the protein MKQYNVTGMSCAACSAHVEKAVSAVPGVTSCTVSLLTNSMTVEGSAAPADVVAAVEAAGYGAAEKGARREAAPAADELKDTETPRMVHRLIASIIFWLPLMYIMGWMLWRWPLPPFFENNHLALMMFEMLDTIVVMVINQKFFVSGFKGLVHRAPNMDTLVAMGATAAFGYSTVMLFLMADAVMQGDMARVMAYMDEMYFESAATILTLITIGKTLEAYSKGRTTDALKSLMKLAPKTATVVKDGVETEVSIDAVQQGDIFVVRPGENIPVDGMILEGHSAVNESALTGESIPVDKAEGDSVSAATINQSGFLRCRATRVGEDTTLSQIIQMVGDAAATKAPIAKIADKVSGIFVPTVITIAVITTLVWLLLGRDVGYALARGISVLVISCPCSLGLATPVAIMVGNGMGAKNGVLFKTAASLEQAGEVDIVALDKTGTITSGEPRVTDILPADGTTEEELLRLALALEQKSEHPLARAIMEEGARRQMQAGAVTDFAALPGNGVTARQEGAALCTGNLKFIETHAAVSREIRARAEELAAQGKTPLFFSRDGRLAGIIAVADVIKADSPQAVRELQNMGIRVVMLTGDNQRTADAIGKQAGVDEVIAGVLPDGKESVIRDLMTQGRVAMVGDGINDAPALTRADTGIAIGAGTDVAIDAADVVLMKSRLSDVPAAIRLSRATLRNIHENLFWAFFYNSIGIPLAAGVFVALGLTLNPMFGAAAMSLSSVCVVSNALRLNFFDMHDGRRDKKVRHKPRKDQPQDAAPRNTACCIVQCPVEPAPAAEGTVEKTMEIEGMMCEHCERTVQKALEAVSGVQQATADAKAGTAVILMLPDTPEEALTKAVEEAGYLPHGMR, from the coding sequence ATGAAACAATATAATGTCACCGGCATGAGCTGTGCGGCCTGCAGCGCCCATGTGGAGAAGGCCGTCTCGGCGGTGCCGGGGGTCACATCCTGCACGGTCAGTCTGCTGACCAACTCCATGACCGTGGAGGGCAGTGCAGCGCCCGCCGATGTCGTCGCGGCGGTGGAGGCCGCGGGCTACGGCGCCGCCGAAAAGGGCGCCCGGCGGGAGGCAGCCCCTGCCGCCGATGAGCTGAAGGACACCGAGACACCCAGGATGGTGCACCGGCTCATCGCCTCCATCATCTTCTGGCTGCCGCTCATGTACATCATGGGCTGGATGCTCTGGCGATGGCCGCTGCCGCCCTTCTTTGAAAACAACCATCTGGCGCTGATGATGTTCGAGATGCTGGACACCATCGTGGTCATGGTCATCAACCAGAAATTCTTTGTCAGCGGCTTCAAGGGGCTGGTACACCGGGCCCCCAACATGGACACCCTGGTGGCCATGGGTGCCACGGCGGCCTTCGGCTACAGCACCGTCATGCTGTTCCTCATGGCGGACGCCGTGATGCAGGGGGATATGGCCCGGGTCATGGCCTATATGGACGAGATGTATTTTGAATCGGCGGCCACCATCCTGACGCTGATCACCATCGGCAAGACGCTGGAGGCCTACTCCAAGGGCCGCACCACCGACGCGCTGAAGAGCCTGATGAAGCTGGCCCCCAAGACCGCCACTGTCGTAAAGGACGGTGTGGAGACCGAAGTGTCCATCGACGCGGTGCAGCAGGGGGATATCTTTGTGGTGCGCCCCGGCGAGAACATCCCGGTGGATGGTATGATCCTGGAAGGCCACAGCGCCGTCAATGAATCCGCCCTCACTGGCGAGAGCATCCCGGTGGACAAGGCCGAGGGGGACAGCGTCTCGGCGGCCACCATCAACCAGTCGGGCTTCCTGCGCTGCCGGGCCACCCGGGTGGGGGAGGACACCACCCTCTCCCAGATCATCCAGATGGTCGGCGATGCGGCGGCCACCAAGGCCCCCATCGCCAAGATCGCCGACAAGGTCTCCGGCATCTTCGTGCCCACCGTCATCACCATTGCGGTGATCACCACGCTGGTCTGGCTGCTGCTGGGCCGGGATGTGGGTTACGCCCTGGCCCGTGGCATCTCGGTGCTGGTCATCAGCTGCCCCTGTTCGCTGGGGCTGGCCACGCCGGTGGCCATCATGGTGGGCAACGGCATGGGCGCCAAGAACGGCGTGCTGTTCAAGACGGCGGCCTCCCTGGAGCAGGCCGGTGAGGTGGACATCGTGGCGCTGGACAAGACCGGCACCATCACCAGCGGCGAGCCCAGGGTCACCGACATCCTGCCCGCCGACGGCACCACCGAAGAAGAGCTGCTCCGGCTGGCGCTGGCCCTGGAGCAGAAGAGTGAACACCCGCTGGCCCGCGCCATCATGGAGGAGGGCGCCCGGCGGCAGATGCAGGCCGGGGCGGTCACCGACTTTGCGGCCCTGCCCGGCAACGGCGTGACTGCCCGGCAGGAGGGCGCTGCGCTCTGCACCGGCAACCTGAAATTCATCGAGACCCATGCCGCTGTTTCCCGGGAAATCCGCGCCAGGGCGGAGGAACTGGCTGCCCAGGGCAAGACGCCGCTCTTCTTCAGCCGGGACGGCCGGCTGGCCGGTATCATCGCGGTGGCGGATGTCATCAAGGCGGACAGCCCCCAGGCCGTGCGGGAACTGCAGAATATGGGCATCCGAGTGGTCATGCTCACCGGCGACAACCAGCGCACCGCCGATGCCATCGGCAAGCAGGCCGGTGTGGATGAGGTCATCGCCGGGGTGCTGCCCGACGGCAAGGAGAGCGTCATCCGGGACCTCATGACCCAGGGCCGTGTGGCCATGGTGGGCGACGGCATCAACGACGCCCCCGCCCTGACCCGGGCCGACACCGGCATTGCCATCGGCGCCGGCACCGACGTGGCCATCGACGCTGCCGACGTGGTGCTGATGAAGAGCCGCTTGAGCGACGTACCCGCCGCCATCCGGCTGAGCCGGGCCACCCTGCGGAACATCCACGAAAACCTGTTCTGGGCCTTCTTCTACAACAGTATCGGCATCCCGCTGGCGGCAGGCGTCTTTGTGGCGCTGGGCTTGACGCTGAACCCCATGTTCGGCGCTGCGGCCATGAGCCTTTCCAGCGTCTGCGTGGTGAGCAACGCCCTGCGGCTGAACTTCTTTGATATGCACGACGGGCGCCGGGACAAAAAAGTCCGCCATAAGCCCCGCAAGGACCAGCCCCAGGACGCCGCACCCCGGAATACCGCCTGCTGCATCGTCCAGTGCCCGGTCGAGCCTGCCCCGGCGGCGGAGGGCACCGTGGAAAAGACGATGGAGATCGAGGGCATGATGTGCGAGCACTGCGAGCGCACCGTCCAAAAGGCCCTGGAAGCGGTGTCCGGTGTACAGCAGGCCACCGCCGACGCCAAGGCCGGCACGGCGGTCATCCTCATGCTGCCCGATACCCCGGAGGAGGCTCTCACCAAGGCGGTGGAGGAGGCCGGTTATCTGCCCCACGGCATGCGGTAA
- a CDS encoding heavy metal-associated domain-containing protein yields the protein MKKMMKVEGMHCAGCSGRLTRLLEALPGVESAAADHAAGTAEVTLQGDLPDDTLKATVEKAGFTLTDIRTA from the coding sequence ATGAAAAAGATGATGAAAGTGGAAGGTATGCACTGCGCCGGCTGTTCCGGTCGCCTGACGAGATTGCTGGAGGCCCTGCCCGGGGTGGAGAGCGCCGCGGCTGACCATGCGGCGGGCACCGCCGAGGTCACCCTCCAGGGAGACCTGCCGGACGACACGCTGAAGGCCACGGTGGAGAAGGCCGGATTCACCCTGACGGACATCCGGACCGCCTGA